A stretch of Aureispira sp. CCB-E DNA encodes these proteins:
- a CDS encoding peptidoglycan-binding protein — MDKQAVKTLQYRLRKVLNISLSVDGDYGLSTRQAVLKFQQTHGLQLDGIAGPQTLARLHLVYIRTVQANSNLLHFGSRRFVIFVDAGHGGINDQGRYVTPGKRAYHQDLILHERGHYYEGFENRLAAEAFIEACTKQGIQCIRTYHPHKDWSLSERTELVRSYLRRGYYGYLHSFHSNAISSSNSIQKLKNTIGYMVFSTLGNTFSDQIAQQHFTHVQQAVGTNNWHYREQLKDGDSDYEVNFQILRETDLFEFTDCFGAILSEWGFHSSSKDAAFITNPDTRLQRVQACVKTALWVKHQFNTPKS, encoded by the coding sequence ATGGATAAACAAGCCGTTAAAACCTTACAATACCGCTTGAGAAAGGTATTGAATATTAGTCTGTCAGTAGATGGCGACTATGGACTCTCAACCAGACAGGCGGTCTTAAAATTTCAGCAGACTCATGGTTTGCAGTTAGATGGCATTGCTGGTCCTCAAACGTTGGCAAGATTGCATTTGGTTTATATAAGAACCGTTCAAGCCAATTCTAATTTGCTTCATTTTGGAAGCAGGCGTTTTGTCATTTTTGTGGATGCAGGTCATGGCGGCATCAACGATCAAGGACGTTATGTGACACCAGGAAAAAGAGCCTATCATCAAGACTTGATCTTACACGAACGAGGGCATTATTACGAAGGTTTTGAAAATCGTTTGGCAGCAGAAGCTTTTATAGAAGCTTGTACGAAACAAGGTATTCAATGTATTCGCACCTATCATCCACACAAGGACTGGTCGTTGTCGGAGCGCACGGAATTGGTTCGAAGCTATCTAAGAAGAGGTTATTACGGCTATTTGCATTCCTTTCATTCCAATGCGATTTCTAGTAGCAACAGCATTCAAAAGCTAAAGAACACCATCGGTTATATGGTCTTTAGTACGCTAGGAAATACCTTTTCGGATCAAATTGCTCAGCAGCATTTTACACACGTTCAGCAAGCTGTAGGCACCAACAATTGGCACTACCGAGAGCAGCTGAAGGATGGCGATTCGGATTATGAAGTGAACTTTCAGATCTTGAGAGAAACAGATCTCTTTGAGTTTACCGATTGTTTTGGAGCCATCTTGAGTGAGTGGGGTTTTCACAGCTCCAGCAAAGATGCTGCTTTTATTACCAATCCAGATACTAGACTCCAACGGGTTCAAGCTTGTGTAAAAACAGCGCTCTGGGTAAAACATCAATTTAACACGCCTAAATCCTAA
- a CDS encoding LPD1 domain-containing protein, with translation MKIVDTLTPEDGSNLERWWKFQGFEAIYKEFRKGAVNDDLKRIKDIREVSKVFHLKGYQFGNWVTHEDRFNYLAALTVCLYDLNRVLQFKGNNIGLDKHLGIAFGARGKRGALAHYEPGTNIINLTRYKEAHRFKDPYDKAKRFVISGGVGSFAHEYGHFLDYFFGSRVETHRAFSLTNGDSTDFKRITYDAKKYPMRHLVESILEKAYWAPNKKEHSVYANRIKGASKGLLQKYFLQRNEIFARLFEQYISHKLKSLKIQNVFLTKTKYNKAQYMTPTEMKAVIPLFDKLLVQMRRHF, from the coding sequence ATGAAGATTGTTGATACATTAACTCCAGAGGATGGTTCCAACTTGGAACGCTGGTGGAAGTTTCAAGGTTTTGAGGCAATCTATAAGGAATTTAGAAAAGGAGCTGTTAACGATGATTTAAAGAGGATTAAAGACATTCGAGAAGTGTCAAAGGTTTTTCATTTAAAAGGCTATCAATTTGGGAATTGGGTAACACATGAAGACCGTTTTAATTACTTGGCAGCACTCACGGTTTGTCTTTACGATTTAAATCGAGTTCTACAATTTAAAGGCAACAACATAGGTTTAGATAAACACTTAGGGATTGCTTTTGGAGCGAGGGGGAAAAGAGGTGCTTTGGCTCATTACGAACCAGGTACCAATATCATTAACCTGACTCGTTATAAAGAAGCTCATCGTTTTAAGGATCCTTATGACAAAGCAAAACGTTTTGTTATTTCAGGAGGGGTTGGCTCTTTTGCCCATGAATACGGTCATTTTTTAGACTATTTCTTTGGCTCTAGAGTAGAAACACATAGGGCTTTTTCGTTAACTAATGGGGATTCTACAGATTTTAAACGAATAACCTATGATGCAAAAAAGTACCCTATGCGCCATTTAGTAGAATCTATTTTAGAAAAAGCTTATTGGGCACCGAATAAAAAGGAACATTCTGTTTATGCGAATCGGATTAAAGGTGCCTCTAAAGGTTTACTTCAAAAGTATTTTTTGCAACGGAATGAAATTTTTGCTCGTTTATTTGAACAATACATTTCTCACAAACTAAAAAGCTTGAAGATACAAAATGTCTTTTTGACCAAGACAAAATATAACAAGGCTCAATATATGACCCCAACAGAAATGAAAGCAGTGATTCCTTTGTTTGATAAATTGTTAGTACAGATGCGAAGACATTTTTAA
- a CDS encoding DUF6864 domain-containing function, with protein sequence MKIKVGEYEVLDSGSVIGIHGKPIVFYISTIEIEISFQNSTAYKSHHIEASKVNDSRLKLTFYNFLAGNVLGNKIPMQLGYFDGKLLSLTYRVSTLFGETGHTLQYTWLTKSMEQ encoded by the coding sequence ATGAAAATAAAAGTTGGAGAATATGAAGTACTTGATAGTGGTTCGGTGATTGGAATACATGGAAAACCAATTGTATTCTATATTAGTACAATTGAAATTGAAATTTCATTTCAAAATAGTACTGCTTATAAAAGCCATCATATAGAAGCTTCTAAAGTCAATGATTCTAGACTTAAGCTAACGTTTTATAATTTCTTAGCAGGAAATGTTTTAGGAAATAAAATCCCTATGCAACTTGGCTATTTTGATGGGAAATTGTTATCTTTAACGTATAGAGTTAGTACATTATTTGGTGAAACAGGACATACATTACAATATACATGGCTTACTAAATCAATGGAACAATGA
- a CDS encoding NACHT domain-containing protein, whose protein sequence is MSIYISALITTLILILIFILLRLLIIKFFESQKGKFKSLTYPVIVAVVIIGGSLTIITTILPSLINIFITFLNHQYNLNIITSVTSDFYNTVNYAIFCLSISTITIFYIIGLRQKFAKNKEKSIQIVPEHTISSPPIPLPVDNRFHQRVKNLFELKHPNLELNYDPKLKVLYGYYKNGIYTYFKIIFCHETVLPIDISESLANSKLENIKSILIENNIIPQQRNILIEEYYILEKGGGIDSLQKNIYTEKTFLKKIINFDKYLQDLIYSFRNDELPFATLTIKDKKITLADTFINPTYNNGNSHLTEYIEKWLNEDNRKHFALMGDSGTGKTSYLKYLAHHLAQKVLDGKSDRIPIYIPLRSTSPIHRGIEGAISEFIVQNRLDTGIELFNKLIHSGNFIFLLDGFDEMGFIGTHEQRFDQLNAIWQLAVKNNKLIIAGRPSYFPNEFEERNILKITIDNSVPRELPFCEKILLDYLSDKNIKISIKAFYKNTEDVIKYFEFIKNNNSIYDLCKRPSMMHIIREMLPYLYKEYQNKNLNANTLMNHYLDHWIERQTSKKIVSLLNKSQSQRTIILSFFRTLAVDVFLEKVSLRTDSINNYIKREVEKLDIRGTESREGLENELITAYFLQRNENMYSFVHKSFFEYFVSLEIVDKLKEKQFSNKLIQSPNWTDGMEFFTYEAIKYDGDISANENIPILLRISNSKSKAWIKNQCFNICGKINHYVGILQYCCYHIFKHPMSFYLKILNLIYKQSRMLSVLASILIFFPFIYLGYYSNTSLGLDLIIIIIGMLLTSLILMNLSKIASSNVMYLSKYKGNQGFALPIIILIHIIIGLIFKHTLIHSLLIIGLSTLAFLAPIMLVIYLIRFNRTFSFISKAYSFSFSRNLLPTGKNQIIIWEYNTLFPTEKKHILSESNIYTPHHFFYKKDIEIKQTKFHSYSIALEYSTLEDIIFYGPIREIIIIGGLLQNITFDQVEIKKKHSLTISIYNLEEQVDRNTIEAIVKLINENKFFSISDLYGSEWLINEVKKQV, encoded by the coding sequence ATGTCAATATACATCTCTGCTTTAATAACAACATTAATACTAATTCTAATTTTTATACTGTTGAGGCTTCTAATTATTAAATTTTTTGAAAGCCAAAAAGGAAAGTTTAAATCGTTAACTTACCCTGTAATTGTTGCCGTAGTTATAATTGGTGGCTCTCTAACAATTATAACTACCATACTCCCTTCATTGATAAATATTTTTATTACTTTTCTTAATCATCAGTATAACTTAAATATTATTACCTCAGTCACTTCAGACTTTTACAATACAGTAAACTATGCTATTTTTTGTCTTTCAATATCTACAATTACTATATTTTATATCATAGGATTGAGGCAAAAATTCGCAAAGAATAAAGAGAAAAGCATACAAATAGTTCCAGAACATACTATCAGTTCACCTCCTATTCCTTTACCTGTAGATAACCGTTTTCATCAACGAGTCAAGAATTTATTTGAATTAAAGCATCCTAATTTAGAATTAAACTATGACCCAAAACTAAAAGTACTCTATGGTTACTACAAAAATGGGATATATACTTACTTTAAAATAATTTTTTGTCATGAAACCGTCCTCCCAATTGACATTAGTGAATCATTAGCTAATTCTAAATTAGAGAATATAAAGAGCATCTTAATAGAAAACAACATTATTCCTCAACAAAGAAATATTCTTATTGAGGAATATTATATTTTAGAAAAGGGGGGGGGGATTGACTCGTTACAGAAAAACATATACACAGAAAAGACTTTTCTAAAAAAAATTATAAACTTCGATAAATATCTACAGGATTTAATTTATTCATTCAGAAATGATGAACTACCTTTCGCTACTCTTACAATTAAGGATAAAAAAATAACTTTAGCTGATACATTTATAAATCCAACATACAATAATGGCAATAGTCATCTAACAGAATATATAGAGAAATGGCTAAATGAAGATAATAGAAAACATTTTGCATTAATGGGGGATTCTGGTACAGGAAAAACTTCTTATCTCAAATACTTGGCACATCATTTAGCTCAAAAAGTGCTAGATGGAAAGTCAGATAGAATTCCTATATACATCCCTTTAAGAAGTACATCTCCAATACATAGAGGTATTGAAGGTGCTATTAGTGAATTTATAGTTCAAAACAGACTAGATACTGGAATTGAACTATTTAATAAGCTAATACATAGTGGAAACTTCATCTTTTTACTAGATGGTTTTGATGAAATGGGATTTATTGGAACGCATGAACAGCGTTTTGACCAATTAAATGCTATTTGGCAATTAGCTGTTAAAAATAACAAGCTAATTATAGCAGGGCGTCCGTCTTACTTTCCGAATGAATTTGAAGAAAGAAACATTTTAAAAATAACTATAGATAATTCTGTACCTAGAGAACTTCCTTTTTGTGAAAAAATTTTACTGGATTACCTTTCTGATAAGAATATAAAAATATCAATAAAAGCCTTTTATAAAAACACTGAAGATGTCATTAAATATTTCGAATTTATAAAAAACAACAATAGCATTTATGATTTATGCAAGCGTCCATCTATGATGCATATTATAAGGGAAATGCTACCTTATTTATATAAAGAATATCAAAATAAAAATCTTAATGCTAATACATTAATGAATCATTATTTAGACCATTGGATTGAGCGGCAAACAAGTAAAAAAATTGTTAGTCTACTAAATAAGAGTCAAAGTCAACGAACAATAATATTATCCTTTTTTCGGACTCTTGCTGTTGATGTATTTCTAGAAAAAGTTTCACTAAGGACAGATTCAATTAATAATTATATAAAAAGGGAAGTTGAAAAGTTAGACATTAGAGGAACTGAATCTCGTGAGGGTTTAGAAAATGAATTAATTACAGCATACTTCTTACAAAGAAATGAAAACATGTACAGCTTTGTTCATAAATCTTTCTTTGAATATTTTGTTTCACTAGAAATTGTTGACAAACTCAAGGAAAAACAATTTAGTAATAAATTAATTCAGTCCCCAAACTGGACTGACGGAATGGAATTTTTCACATATGAAGCAATTAAATATGATGGGGATATTTCAGCAAATGAGAATATCCCCATTCTTTTAAGAATATCAAATAGTAAAAGTAAAGCCTGGATTAAAAATCAGTGCTTTAATATCTGTGGTAAAATAAATCACTATGTTGGAATCCTACAATATTGTTGTTATCATATTTTTAAACATCCAATGTCTTTTTATTTAAAAATATTGAACTTAATATATAAACAAAGCAGAATGCTAAGTGTTCTAGCTTCTATTTTAATCTTCTTTCCTTTTATCTATTTAGGATATTACTCAAATACATCTTTAGGATTAGACCTTATTATTATTATTATTGGAATGCTTTTAACTAGTTTAATACTCATGAACCTGTCTAAAATAGCTAGCAGTAATGTTATGTATTTATCTAAATACAAAGGAAATCAAGGGTTTGCATTACCTATTATTATACTAATTCATATTATCATTGGACTAATATTTAAACATACTTTAATTCATTCTTTATTAATAATTGGACTTTCTACTTTGGCATTCCTAGCTCCTATAATGCTTGTTATATATTTAATTCGATTTAATCGTACATTTTCTTTTATATCTAAAGCATATTCTTTTTCTTTCTCTAGAAATTTATTGCCTACAGGTAAAAATCAAATTATAATATGGGAATACAACACTTTATTTCCTACTGAAAAAAAACATATTTTATCAGAAAGCAACATTTATACTCCTCATCATTTTTTTTATAAAAAAGATATTGAAATAAAACAAACTAAATTCCACTCGTACTCAATAGCTCTTGAGTATTCAACTTTAGAAGATATTATCTTCTATGGTCCTATCAGAGAAATAATAATTATTGGAGGTCTCTTACAGAATATAACTTTTGACCAAGTAGAGATAAAAAAGAAACACTCTCTAACTATTAGCATATATAACTTAGAAGAACAAGTAGATAGAAATACAATAGAAGCTATTGTAAAACTTATTAATGAAAATAAATTCTTCTCTATTTCAGATTTATATGGCTCCGAATGGTTAATTAACGAGGTTAAGAAACAAGTCTAA
- a CDS encoding STAS-like domain-containing protein, whose translation MHTSQSNNKTMVTIDIPKDFSSRTGFRTYEDGPHSGQQFFDELLKDKFKIALDQKVKLKIILDGGEGYMSSFLNEAFRRLRNEHTPDIVWNNILIISRETPKYIKKIKDTIYEPA comes from the coding sequence ATGCACACTTCCCAATCTAACAATAAAACTATGGTGACAATTGACATCCCAAAAGATTTTTCGTCTAGAACAGGATTCAGAACTTATGAAGATGGTCCACACTCTGGGCAACAATTTTTTGATGAGTTGCTGAAAGATAAATTTAAAATTGCTTTAGATCAAAAAGTTAAGTTAAAAATCATTTTGGATGGTGGTGAAGGATATATGAGTTCATTTTTAAACGAAGCATTTCGAAGGCTAAGAAATGAACATACTCCTGATATTGTTTGGAATAATATTTTGATTATTTCACGAGAAACACCTAAATACATAAAAAAGATAAAAGATACTATTTATGAGCCAGCCTAA
- a CDS encoding serine hydrolase, protein MKFILTIISALTSAIAFSQTSFDKNINRILNSYIESGPGITVGVVQNGELMYHINKGVMNLEYKLPFNDSTVFGLASITKQFTSACIGILEKQGKLSINDDVRKYIPELSNYKYVIQIKHLLNHTSGIRNHNVLLDLQGFDYKHRGYTNKMIQELMFKQEGVNNLPGEKMLYSNTNYVLLALIIERVSGMKIEEFAKQEIFEPLKMHNTFYSKNLEDIIENRAYPYYKESGQYRQPKSLTHCIGAGGMGSTVQDLAKWSNVFLNPNHDFFYLAEFITELDLLNNGQLMRHARGMFVSSYKGLTTYNHSGRDLGMRSQFICIPKKNIAVIVYTNSEDVNAVNISYEILDLLVDETFVEGKRQESYKHSTSEKMKFKGVYQELNSDLRMEIFIENDTLKAISSFGRSATTLISKSANSFVRIDNPSIVYTFQIEGNTGADLLVDFGGAIFYFESIVLASSPNQNLDAFVGNYHSDELNVTYSIVIENNNLILNYPNNEGVLIKEGVKDTFGANRRTKYTFNRGNNGKVISFKVASEGTVKDILFEKID, encoded by the coding sequence ATGAAATTCATACTAACCATTATTTCAGCTCTTACTAGTGCGATTGCATTTTCTCAAACTTCTTTCGATAAGAACATAAATCGAATCCTGAATTCCTATATTGAATCTGGACCAGGTATAACTGTTGGAGTTGTTCAAAATGGCGAACTTATGTATCACATTAATAAAGGTGTAATGAATTTGGAATATAAGCTCCCTTTTAATGATTCAACAGTATTTGGACTTGCTTCTATTACAAAACAGTTCACATCAGCATGTATAGGTATATTGGAAAAACAAGGGAAACTTTCAATTAATGATGATGTAAGAAAATATATTCCAGAATTAAGTAATTATAAGTATGTCATACAAATAAAGCATCTTTTGAATCACACGAGTGGTATTCGAAACCATAACGTTCTTCTTGATCTGCAAGGTTTTGATTATAAACATAGAGGTTATACAAATAAAATGATTCAAGAGCTTATGTTTAAACAAGAAGGTGTAAATAATTTACCAGGGGAAAAGATGCTTTATTCTAATACAAATTACGTATTGCTTGCATTAATTATTGAAAGAGTTTCAGGAATGAAAATTGAAGAATTTGCCAAGCAAGAAATCTTTGAACCGTTGAAAATGCATAATACATTTTACAGTAAGAATTTAGAAGATATTATTGAAAACAGAGCATATCCTTATTACAAAGAGAGTGGGCAGTACCGACAACCCAAATCCTTAACTCATTGTATTGGTGCAGGTGGAATGGGGAGTACCGTTCAAGATTTAGCAAAATGGTCTAATGTGTTTTTAAATCCAAATCATGACTTCTTCTATTTAGCAGAATTTATAACCGAATTGGACCTTTTAAATAACGGTCAACTTATGAGGCATGCTAGAGGAATGTTTGTCTCTTCTTACAAAGGACTTACGACTTATAATCACAGTGGTCGGGATTTAGGCATGCGTTCTCAATTTATATGCATTCCAAAGAAAAACATAGCAGTTATAGTATATACAAACTCTGAGGATGTTAATGCAGTAAACATTTCTTATGAAATATTGGATTTACTTGTTGATGAAACATTTGTTGAGGGTAAAAGACAAGAATCATATAAGCATTCTACTAGCGAAAAAATGAAATTCAAAGGAGTTTATCAAGAGTTAAACAGTGATTTAAGAATGGAAATTTTTATTGAAAATGACACCTTAAAAGCTATTAGCAGCTTTGGTAGAAGTGCCACAACATTAATTTCAAAAAGCGCAAATTCATTCGTCCGAATTGATAACCCTTCAATTGTATATACATTTCAAATAGAGGGAAATACAGGAGCTGATTTATTAGTTGATTTCGGAGGGGCTATTTTCTACTTTGAAAGCATTGTACTTGCTTCATCTCCTAATCAAAATTTAGATGCGTTTGTTGGAAACTACCATTCAGACGAACTCAATGTTACATATTCTATTGTAATTGAAAACAACAATCTAATTTTAAACTACCCCAATAATGAAGGTGTCCTAATTAAAGAAGGCGTTAAAGATACCTTTGGGGCGAATAGAAGAACAAAGTACACATTCAATCGTGGCAATAATGGAAAGGTAATTTCTTTTAAAGTTGCTTCTGAAGGTACTGTGAAAGATATATTATTTGAAAAAATAGACTAA